A single window of Bacteroidia bacterium DNA harbors:
- a CDS encoding type II toxin-antitoxin system VapC family toxin: MQALIETDILFLYLKGNKQVESQMKKYLAEYGRLNISVLSYDEIIENLNANKAMKQLNDFMEFSRYNNIIPLTVNSIEIAAGLYSSAKSLKNPFDDISILIAAICLENQYKLITRQPEFFNRISGLVVENWEMA, translated from the coding sequence ATGCAGGCATTGATAGAAACCGATATTTTGTTTCTCTATTTAAAGGGAAATAAACAAGTAGAAAGTCAGATGAAAAAGTATTTAGCTGAATACGGAAGGCTGAATATCAGTGTATTATCCTACGATGAAATCATTGAAAACTTGAATGCTAACAAAGCTATGAAGCAATTAAATGATTTTATGGAATTTTCGCGTTATAATAACATTATTCCATTGACTGTCAATTCGATTGAGATAGCTGCCGGACTTTATTCTTCAGCAAAGAGTTTAAAAAATCCATTTGACGACATCAGTATCCTTATTGCAGCTATTTGTTTAGAAAACCAATACAAATTAATTACCAGACAACCTGAATTTTTCAATCGGATAAGCGGATTGGTAGTAGAAAATTGGGAAATGGCTTAA